One segment of Bradyrhizobium sp. WD16 DNA contains the following:
- a CDS encoding TIGR02302 family protein, translating into MDCLEEPGLSPTPSNPSELTRLRLAHALRRARWVIAWERLWPNLARLLTVAGLFLAASWSGLWLSLPVPGRIVGVVVFALVLAATLVPVARLRWPTREDALRRLDRGSGQRHRPATALTDTLHSDDPISRALWEVQRERTLASLRRVRAGLPSPRLVLHDPKALRALALVLVAATFVAAGGERLARIAAAFDWNGMLTGAEIRIDAWVSPPSYTGRPPVILTAATTGDTAAQPVPSVMSVPAGSTLVVRSSGHTLDVATAGGLSVAPAAAEAPKGAVEHRFTIAADGTAQVRAPAAKPVWTFKTQPDRPPTIALAKDPERQAHGALLLAYKIDDDYGVTEAQAHFAPQVAPQAAPNGAPAEKADGIQGKAAPRPLFDSPQFPLVLPNARTRSGVGQTVKDLSEHPYAGAELALTLTARDEAGNEGKSEPFVMRLPERVFAKPLPRALIELRRLLALDAGQRAKVAMALDAMMLAPELFTPEFGQYLGLRDVSAELNRARTDDDLREVVASLWALAVSIEDGNISDVEKALRAAQDALKQALERGASDEEIKKLTDQLRAALDNYMRQLAEQLRNNPQQLARPLDRNTRVMRQQDLNNMIDRMERLSRSGDKDAARQLLDQMQQMLENLQMAQPGQSGDGDMEQSLNELGDVIRKQQQLRDRTFKQGQDSRRDRMRGQGADQNAMNDLRRGQQGLRDRLKKLLDQLDKQGMGPGQRGNKGNQDEQAQQGQGKQGQGDQSGGLEDADSAMGDADGRLGEGNADGAVDSQGRALEALRKGAQQLAQSMQQQGEGQGEGQGTQLGRQQGGGPDADPLGRPLRGRDHADDYTVKIPGEIDVQRVRRILEELRRRLADPQRSQTELDYIERLLKDY; encoded by the coding sequence ATGGACTGTCTTGAGGAGCCCGGTTTGAGCCCCACGCCGTCCAACCCGTCCGAACTGACCCGCCTGCGCCTCGCGCACGCTCTCCGGCGGGCGCGCTGGGTCATTGCCTGGGAGCGGCTGTGGCCGAACCTCGCGCGTCTCCTGACCGTCGCCGGTCTGTTTCTGGCGGCATCATGGTCCGGATTGTGGCTCAGCCTGCCGGTTCCGGGGCGCATTGTCGGTGTGGTGGTCTTCGCCCTGGTGCTGGCGGCGACCCTGGTGCCGGTGGCGCGGCTGCGCTGGCCGACCCGCGAGGATGCGCTTCGCCGACTTGATCGCGGCTCCGGCCAACGCCACCGGCCGGCCACCGCGCTGACCGATACCCTGCACAGCGACGATCCGATCTCGCGCGCCTTGTGGGAGGTGCAACGGGAGCGCACGCTGGCTTCGCTCCGCCGCGTCCGCGCCGGCCTGCCCTCGCCGCGACTGGTGCTGCACGATCCCAAGGCACTGCGGGCGCTGGCGCTGGTTCTCGTCGCCGCGACCTTCGTCGCCGCCGGCGGCGAGCGGCTGGCCCGCATAGCCGCCGCCTTCGACTGGAACGGGATGCTGACCGGCGCCGAGATCCGCATCGATGCCTGGGTGTCGCCGCCGTCCTACACGGGGCGCCCGCCGGTGATCCTGACGGCCGCGACGACCGGTGACACCGCGGCCCAGCCGGTGCCATCGGTGATGAGCGTGCCCGCCGGCTCGACCCTCGTGGTGCGCAGTTCGGGCCATACGCTGGACGTTGCCACCGCCGGCGGGCTAAGCGTTGCGCCGGCCGCCGCCGAGGCGCCGAAGGGCGCGGTCGAGCATCGCTTCACCATTGCCGCCGATGGCACCGCCCAGGTGCGCGCCCCGGCGGCGAAGCCGGTCTGGACCTTCAAGACCCAGCCCGACCGGCCGCCGACCATTGCCCTTGCCAAAGACCCCGAGCGGCAGGCGCACGGCGCGCTGTTGCTTGCCTACAAGATCGACGACGACTACGGCGTCACCGAAGCGCAGGCTCATTTCGCTCCCCAGGTTGCTCCCCAAGCCGCCCCCAACGGTGCGCCGGCCGAAAAGGCCGACGGCATCCAGGGCAAGGCTGCGCCGCGGCCGCTGTTCGATTCGCCGCAGTTTCCGCTGGTGCTGCCGAATGCCCGCACCCGCAGCGGCGTCGGCCAGACCGTCAAGGATCTGAGCGAACATCCTTATGCCGGCGCCGAGTTGGCGTTGACCCTCACCGCGCGCGATGAGGCCGGCAACGAAGGCAAGAGCGAGCCTTTCGTCATGCGGCTGCCCGAGCGGGTCTTCGCCAAGCCGCTGCCGCGGGCGCTAATCGAATTGCGGCGGCTTCTGGCGCTCGACGCCGGTCAGCGCGCCAAGGTCGCCATGGCGCTCGACGCGATGATGCTGGCGCCGGAACTCTTCACCCCGGAATTCGGCCAGTATCTCGGACTGCGCGACGTGTCTGCCGAGCTCAATCGCGCCCGCACTGACGACGATCTGCGCGAGGTGGTGGCGAGCCTGTGGGCGCTGGCGGTTTCAATCGAGGACGGCAATATCAGCGACGTCGAGAAGGCGCTGCGCGCCGCTCAGGATGCGCTCAAGCAGGCGCTGGAACGCGGCGCCAGCGACGAGGAGATCAAGAAGCTCACCGACCAGTTGCGGGCGGCGCTCGACAACTACATGCGTCAGCTCGCCGAGCAGCTTCGCAACAATCCGCAGCAGCTCGCCCGGCCGCTCGATCGCAACACGCGGGTGATGCGCCAGCAGGATCTCAACAACATGATCGATCGCATGGAGCGGCTGTCGCGCTCCGGCGACAAGGATGCCGCCCGGCAGCTGCTCGATCAGATGCAGCAGATGCTGGAGAACCTGCAGATGGCGCAGCCCGGTCAATCCGGCGACGGCGACATGGAACAGTCGCTGAACGAGCTCGGCGACGTCATCCGCAAGCAGCAGCAGCTGCGCGACCGCACCTTCAAGCAGGGCCAGGATTCACGACGCGATCGCATGCGCGGCCAGGGCGCCGACCAGAACGCGATGAACGATCTGCGCCGCGGTCAGCAGGGGCTCCGTGACCGCCTCAAGAAGCTGCTCGACCAGCTCGACAAGCAGGGGATGGGTCCGGGCCAGCGGGGCAACAAGGGCAATCAGGACGAGCAGGCCCAGCAGGGCCAGGGCAAACAGGGCCAGGGGGATCAATCCGGTGGTCTCGAGGATGCCGACAGCGCCATGGGCGATGCCGACGGTCGCCTTGGCGAAGGCAATGCCGATGGCGCGGTGGATTCGCAGGGGCGGGCGCTGGAAGCGCTGCGCAAGGGCGCCCAGCAGCTCGCCCAGAGCATGCAGCAGCAGGGCGAGGGCCAGGGTGAAGGTCAGGGTACCCAGCTCGGTCGCCAGCAGGGCGGCGGTCCGGATGCCGATCCGCTCGGCCGGCCGCTGCGCGGTCGTGACCACGCCGACGATTACACGGTGAAGATTCCCGGCGAAATCGACGTGCAGAGGGTGCGCCGGATTCTCGAGGAACTGCGTCGCCGTCTCGCCGATCCGCAACGCTCGCAGACCGAACTCGACTATATCGAGCGACTGCTCAAGGATTACTGA
- a CDS encoding response regulator translates to MARVLIADDEESMRALVARAIAMDGHMVATAEDGAEALEIISREDGAFDLLLTDIKMPIMDGIALALTVARDYPDVTILLMTGFADQRERATGLDAIVFDVVTKPFSVAEIRAAAARALASRKSGA, encoded by the coding sequence ATGGCAAGGGTTCTGATCGCCGACGACGAAGAATCAATGCGCGCATTGGTGGCGCGCGCGATCGCCATGGACGGTCATATGGTCGCGACCGCAGAAGATGGCGCCGAGGCGCTGGAGATCATCAGCCGCGAGGACGGCGCATTCGATCTGCTGCTCACCGACATCAAGATGCCGATCATGGACGGTATCGCGCTTGCCCTGACCGTGGCGCGCGACTATCCCGACGTCACCATCCTGCTGATGACCGGCTTTGCCGACCAGCGCGAGCGCGCAACCGGCCTCGACGCCATCGTCTTCGACGTCGTCACCAAGCCGTTCTCAGTCGCCGAGATCCGCGCCGCAGCGGCGCGCGCCCTGGCCTCGCGCAAGAGCGGAGCTTAG
- a CDS encoding MJ0042-type zinc finger domain-containing protein — MQIVCPHCTTSYTVDPATFGTAGRTVRCARCKETWLAFPEETAARTLTAAVEDDGWAMPPPAPPDVPVVSSPSISTDLPGESHADADTEWAAMARQDAEHFEDFGDQLEPEVEHTGWKARLGLSRLSLGPLARIRFTRLPFPLAAALRIRPPVGLPGACTVMAALVIGLLYWRADIVRVMPQTAAFFKMVGLGVNLRGVAFNDVRLSTEVVDNKPVLIIEGNIIHAGKKAVDVPRLRFVVRDAHGTEVYAWNAVLDQSSLKPGEKVWFKSRLASPPTEGRDITVRFFSRRDLAAGGA, encoded by the coding sequence ATGCAGATCGTTTGTCCCCATTGTACGACATCCTATACGGTCGATCCGGCTACCTTCGGCACCGCCGGGCGGACGGTTCGCTGTGCCCGCTGCAAGGAGACATGGCTCGCCTTCCCCGAGGAGACCGCGGCACGGACCCTGACGGCAGCCGTCGAGGACGACGGTTGGGCGATGCCCCCTCCCGCGCCACCGGATGTACCGGTGGTTTCAAGCCCCTCGATCAGCACTGATCTGCCCGGCGAAAGCCACGCGGATGCCGATACCGAATGGGCCGCCATGGCGCGGCAGGATGCCGAACATTTCGAGGACTTCGGTGATCAACTGGAACCGGAAGTCGAGCACACCGGCTGGAAGGCCCGCCTCGGCCTGTCGAGGCTCTCGCTCGGACCGCTGGCGAGGATCCGCTTCACCCGCCTGCCGTTCCCGCTGGCCGCGGCGCTGCGGATCCGCCCGCCCGTCGGCCTGCCCGGCGCCTGTACCGTGATGGCCGCCCTCGTCATCGGCCTCCTCTATTGGCGCGCCGACATCGTCCGCGTCATGCCGCAGACCGCCGCCTTCTTCAAAATGGTCGGCCTCGGGGTCAACCTGCGCGGCGTGGCCTTCAATGACGTCCGGCTTTCGACGGAAGTCGTCGACAACAAGCCAGTGCTGATCATCGAGGGCAACATCATCCATGCCGGCAAGAAAGCGGTCGATGTTCCGCGCCTGCGTTTCGTGGTGCGCGATGCCCATGGCACCGAAGTCTACGCCTGGAACGCGGTGCTCGATCAATCATCGCTCAAACCGGGCGAAAAGGTCTGGTTCAAATCGCGCCTCGCCTCGCCGCCGACGGAAGGCCGCGACATCACCGTGCGTTTCTTCAGCCGCCGGGATCTCGCGGCCGGCGGCGCGTAA
- the ftsE gene encoding cell division ATP-binding protein FtsE, which translates to MVRFENVGLRYGLGPEVLRDLNFQIPAHSFQFLTGPSGAGKTSLLRLLFLSLRPTRGLVNLFGQDVSLLGKEQIADLRKRIGIVLQDFRLLDHMTTYENVALPFRVMGRSESSYRKEVIDLLRWVGLGERMDALPPILSGGEKQRAAIARAVIARPLLLLADEPTGNVDPTLGRRLLRLFIELNRTGTAVVIATHDIGLMDQYDARRMVLHEGRLHIYE; encoded by the coding sequence GTGGTCCGTTTCGAAAATGTCGGGCTGCGCTACGGTCTCGGTCCCGAGGTGCTGCGCGATCTCAATTTCCAGATTCCGGCCCATTCCTTCCAGTTTCTGACCGGCCCGTCGGGCGCCGGCAAGACGTCGCTGCTGCGCCTGTTGTTTCTCTCGCTGCGCCCGACCCGCGGTCTGGTCAACCTGTTCGGTCAGGACGTTTCGCTGCTCGGCAAGGAGCAGATTGCCGATCTGCGCAAGCGTATCGGCATCGTGCTGCAGGACTTTCGCCTGCTCGATCACATGACCACTTACGAGAATGTGGCTCTGCCGTTCCGGGTGATGGGTCGTTCGGAATCGAGCTACCGCAAGGAAGTCATCGATCTGTTGCGCTGGGTTGGGCTCGGCGAGCGCATGGATGCCCTGCCGCCGATCCTGTCGGGCGGCGAGAAGCAGCGCGCCGCGATCGCGCGCGCCGTGATCGCGCGGCCGCTGCTGCTGCTCGCCGACGAGCCGACCGGCAATGTCGATCCGACGCTCGGCCGCCGCTTGTTGCGGCTGTTCATCGAACTCAACCGCACGGGGACGGCGGTGGTGATCGCCACCCACGATATTGGCCTGATGGATCAGTACGACGCCCGGCGTATGGTGCTGCACGAAGGGCGACTGCATATCTATGAGTGA
- a CDS encoding cell division protein FtsX, translating to MMDMASERPQLPARARNVSAVVPRDSISGRALVAVVAIMTFLASLTTGGVLLVRAAAAEWQSDVASEITIQLRPVQGRDLDRDVAAVVDAVKNQPGIVTVRPFSRDESAKLLEPWLGTGLSLGDLPVPRVIVAQIAPDGRLDLAALRARTAQVAPSASIDDHRAWIERMRSSTGATVLAGIGILALVILATIISVSFATRGAMAANRPIIEVLHFVGASDRYIANHFLRHFLLLGCQGGAIGVGAAMLLFGFSESIGSWFAGTPAGDQFAALLGTFSLQPSGYLTLMVQAAAIAAITAWASRRTLFSTLEEIE from the coding sequence ATGATGGACATGGCGTCCGAGCGACCGCAGTTGCCGGCGCGGGCGCGCAACGTATCGGCCGTCGTGCCGCGCGATTCGATCTCCGGCCGGGCCCTCGTTGCGGTGGTGGCGATCATGACCTTTCTCGCCTCGCTGACCACTGGCGGCGTGCTGCTGGTGCGGGCCGCTGCCGCGGAATGGCAATCGGACGTCGCCAGCGAGATCACGATCCAGCTGCGTCCGGTCCAGGGGCGTGACCTCGACCGTGATGTCGCCGCAGTGGTCGATGCCGTGAAGAACCAGCCTGGAATCGTGACGGTGCGGCCCTTCAGCCGGGATGAATCGGCAAAGCTGCTCGAGCCCTGGCTCGGTACCGGCCTGTCCCTCGGCGATCTGCCGGTGCCGCGGGTCATTGTGGCTCAGATCGCGCCCGACGGACGGCTGGACCTCGCCGCGCTGCGCGCCCGCACCGCCCAGGTGGCGCCCAGCGCCAGTATCGACGATCACCGCGCCTGGATTGAGCGGATGCGCTCGTCCACCGGGGCCACCGTGCTGGCCGGTATCGGCATCCTCGCCCTGGTGATCCTCGCCACCATCATCTCGGTCTCGTTCGCCACCCGCGGCGCCATGGCGGCGAACCGGCCGATTATCGAGGTGCTGCACTTCGTCGGGGCGTCGGACCGCTACATCGCCAATCATTTCCTGCGGCATTTCCTGCTGCTCGGCTGCCAGGGCGGGGCGATCGGCGTCGGCGCGGCGATGTTGCTGTTCGGCTTCTCCGAATCGATCGGCAGCTGGTTCGCCGGGACCCCGGCGGGCGACCAGTTCGCCGCCCTGCTCGGCACCTTCTCGCTCCAGCCCTCGGGCTACCTGACGCTGATGGTCCAGGCGGCGGCAATCGCTGCGATCACCGCCTGGGCATCGCGGCGGACGCTGTTTTCCACCCTCGAGGAGATCGAGTGA
- a CDS encoding YdcF family protein — translation MMLDEAYRSRRGAPLRRMRLALGFGAAVVVVSIIGFFVFLNQLPQSEVKPWRDADGIVVLTGGSSRVSDAMELLAVGYGKRLLISGVHPTNGAADIQRSLPESQPLLGCCVDLDHSAVNTRSNAVETRRWVRERGFHSLIVVTSNYHMPRAIVELSHAMPDVALIPFPVVGDKWNDEPWWTSGAALRLLLREYAKYIVAEVRVRLDRFGIAGISVADGVQTEVARGAKVTSR, via the coding sequence ATGATGCTGGATGAGGCCTATCGATCGCGACGTGGCGCGCCGCTCCGGCGCATGAGGCTCGCGCTCGGCTTCGGCGCGGCCGTCGTTGTGGTCAGCATCATCGGATTCTTCGTCTTCCTGAACCAGCTGCCACAGAGCGAGGTGAAGCCCTGGCGCGACGCCGACGGCATCGTTGTCCTCACCGGCGGTTCGTCCCGCGTCTCCGACGCCATGGAGCTGCTGGCGGTCGGCTATGGCAAGCGCCTCCTGATCTCCGGCGTGCACCCGACCAACGGCGCCGCCGACATTCAGCGCTCGCTGCCGGAAAGCCAGCCGCTGCTCGGCTGCTGCGTCGACCTCGATCACTCCGCAGTGAACACCCGCAGCAATGCAGTGGAGACCAGGCGGTGGGTGCGGGAACGTGGCTTTCATTCGCTGATCGTCGTCACCTCGAACTATCATATGCCGCGTGCCATCGTTGAGCTGTCCCATGCCATGCCCGACGTAGCGCTGATTCCGTTCCCCGTGGTCGGCGACAAGTGGAATGACGAGCCGTGGTGGACCAGCGGCGCGGCGCTCAGGCTGCTGCTGCGCGAATACGCCAAATACATCGTCGCCGAGGTCCGGGTCCGGCTCGATCGCTTCGGGATCGCCGGCATCAGCGTTGCGGATGGAGTCCAGACCGAAGTCGCGCGGGGCGCCAAGGTCACCTCGCGCTGA